The following proteins come from a genomic window of Vigna radiata var. radiata cultivar VC1973A unplaced genomic scaffold, Vradiata_ver6 scaffold_161, whole genome shotgun sequence:
- the LOC106779770 gene encoding uncharacterized protein LOC106779770, with translation MPGRGPTSGYQDPRFGFDGVRSSIPWLDAPLYSDGQPRPVSSTAITPSISVGNNTASRNQTFRPNSQFMGFNIRDQCLPWPC, from the exons ATGCCAGGTCGTGGTCCAACTTCAGGTTATCAGGATCCAAGATTTGGTTTTGATGGAGTTCGATCATCAATCCCATGGCTAGACGCCCCACTATATTCAGATGGGCAGCCAAGGCCTGTGAGTAGCACAGCTATCACTCCCTCAATATCAGTTGGCAACAACACTGCTTCAAGGAACCAGACTTTTCGTCCAAATTCTCAATTTATG GGCTTCAACATCCGAGACCAATGCCTGCCATGGCCATGCTGA
- the LOC106779771 gene encoding beta-mannosyltransferase 2-like, translated as MFTFVRKHTKGTVKGMARFYGKKDDEAIRSVCLKFAEDFEKQGKQEKQGKEETEEDKKIEERMKEILEGTKKLREQEKEENEEDRSEKLRKRDEMIRESHESMQSKLRNADKEIKERRKKSNESLKMLLESHRWIEEKKEKEMEMEKPMRGRIACDEYTENCCCILLSFNKKKIEEKPKENQPKDNQEDDKENKK; from the coding sequence atgtttacttttgttcgcAAACACACGAAAGGCACGGTAAAAGGCATGGCACGATTTTATGGTAAGAAAGACGACGAAGCTATACGGAGTGTATGTCTGAAATTTGCGGAGGACTTcgaaaaacaaggaaaacaagaaaaacaaggaaaagaagaaaccgAAGAAGACAAGAAAATCGAAGAGAGgatgaaggagattcttgaagGCACCAAGAAGCTTAGGgagcaagaaaaagaagaaaacgaaGAAGACAGGTCGGAGAAGCTCCGGAAAAGGGACGAGATGATTAGGGAGTCGCACGAATCTATGCAGAGTAAATTACGGAATGCTGACAAGGAAATCAAAGAGAGGCGGAAGAAGAGTAATGAATCGTTGAAGATGCTTTTGGAGAGTCATAGGtggatagaagaaaaaaaagaaaaggagatgGAGATGGAGAAGCCTATGAGGGGGAGGATTGCCTGTGATGAGTATACGGAAAACTGTTGTTGTATACTACTCTCATTCAACaagaaaaagatagaggaaaagCCGAAGGAGAATCAACCGAAGGACAATCAAGAAGATGATAAGGAAAATAAGAagtga
- the LOC106779772 gene encoding receptor-like protein 51, with protein sequence MKKTLSILLFLLPTITISLSEPLEPKQLKALQSLNIPTTEDPCSQPSLVCDTSTPFRHITTLQLSNCTSPHLSLSFAALKSLSTLHSLLLLNCPVTSTPSPTRFPLQLSSTLRSLTSVNSLLNISAVSLSHLRNLTHLTLSNLTIKASAPYVLFSHISNLQTLTISHANLAGSLPKHIHSPNLTYIDLSSNNLRGNIPSSLTMLDNLQVLILSSNQLKGEIPSSIGDLISLKNLSLDSNSFSGSVPDSLSAIPGLVHLDLSSNQLNGTIPDFISQMSNLKHLNLANNLLRGVLPFNSTFIDRLQVFKVGGNGNLCYNRSVLPSQLKLDIAPCDKFGRPVSPPPSKRSSADDSSDDGDYDGDYDDGDASVSHKKEHHHGPNKVVLGVAIALSSMVFVVVFLILCSKCCR encoded by the coding sequence ATGAAAAAAACCCTCAGCATTCTCCTCTTCCTCCTTCCCACCATAACCATCTCACTTTCTGAACCCCTTGAACCAAAGCAATTAAAGGCTCTTCAATCCCTCAACATCCCAACCACAGAAGATCCATGCTCCCAACCCTCCTTAGTCTGCGACACCTCCACACCCTTCCGCCACATCACCACCCTACAACTCTCCAACTGCACCTCTCCCCACCTCTCTCTCTCCTTCGCAGCCCTCAAATCCCTCTCCACCCTCCACTCCCTCCTCCTCCTCAACTGCCCCGTCACCTCCACCCCCTCCCCCACCCGCTTCCCTCTCCAACTCTCCTCCACGCTCCGCTCCCTCACCTCCGTCAACAGCCTCCTCAACATCTCCGCCGTCTCCCTCTCACACCTCAGGAACCTCACCCACCTCACTCTCTCCAACCTCACCATCAAAGCATCCGCTCCCTACGTTCTCTTCTCCCACATCTCCAACCTCCAGACCCTCACCATTTCCCACGCCAACCTCGCCGGCTCTCTCCCTAAACACATCCACTCTCCCAACCTCACCTACATCGATCTTTCTTCCAACAACCTCCGCGGAAACATACCCTCCTCCCTCACCATGTTGGACAACCTCCaagttttgatcctttcttcTAATCAACTCAAGGGTGAGATACCCTCTTCCATTGGGGACCTCATTTCTCTGAAAAACCTCTCCTTGGATTCCAACTCCTTCTCCGGCTCTGTTCCCGACTCCTTGTCCGCCATACCCGGTTTGGTTCACTTGGATCTCAGTTCCAACCAGCTCAATGGGACCATCCCAGACTTCATTTCCCAAATGAGTAACCTCAAACACTTGAACCTCGCAAACAACCTCCTTCGCGGGGTTCTGCCTTTCAACTCCACTTTCATCGACAGGTTGCAAGTGTTCAAGGTGGGTGGCAACGGGAACTTGTGTTACAACCGTTCGGTTCTGCCTTCCCAGTTGAAGCTGGACATCGCTCCTTGCGATAAGTTCGGAAGGCCGGTGTCTCCTCCACCCTCCAAACGTTCTTCTGCAGATGATAGCAGCGATGATGGAGACTATGATGGTGATTATGATGATGGAGATGCCAGTGTTAGTCACAAGAAGGAACATCATCATGGACCCAACAAGGTGGTTCTTGGTGTGGCCATAGCGCTTTCTTCCATGGTCTTTGTCGTTGTTTTTCTAATCCTGTGCTCCAAGTGCTGTCGctga